In Arachis hypogaea cultivar Tifrunner chromosome 17, arahy.Tifrunner.gnm2.J5K5, whole genome shotgun sequence, a single window of DNA contains:
- the LOC112767111 gene encoding protein STRUBBELIG-RECEPTOR FAMILY 7-like isoform X1: MLKQLSYRDVVSHSSLYTTFYHDCILMLISKIIVLFTSKLSNLKLMGTLPYGLQPLTSLTNPDLSSNNLGGGIPYQLSPNMQRLNLAYNNFTGAIPYSVSDMTSLTDLNLAHNQFQQGLNVNFMKLSALSSLDLSFNLLTSDLLQTLSSLLGITSMYLQNNQFTGTIDVLANLPHYDIIGL; encoded by the exons ATGCTCAAACAACTGAGTTACAGAGATGTAGTCTCACACTCTTCACTTTATACCACTTTTTATCATGATTGCATTTTGATGCTGATTTCtaaaattattgttttatttacCAGTAAGTTATCCAATCTTAAACTAATGGGAACATTGCCTTATGGATTACAACCCTTGACATCTTTGACCAACCC AGACCTGAGTAGCAACAATCTTGGAGGTGGCATACCATACCAGCTTTCTCCAAATATGCAGCGCTT GAATCTGGCTTATAATAACTTCACTGGGGCAATCCCTTACTCTGTTTCTGATATGACCTCTCTTACAGACCT GAATCTTGCTCACAATCAGTTCCAGCAAGGATTGAACGTTAACTTCATGAAGCTTTCTGCCCTCTCTTCATT GGATCTCTCCTTCAATTTATTGACAAGTGACCTTCTGCAGACTTTGAGCTCACTTTTAGGCATTACCAGCAT GTATCTGCAGAACAACCAGTTTACAGGCACTATTGATGTCCTTGCTAATCTGCCTCATTATGATATCATTGGTTtgtaa
- the LOC112767172 gene encoding probable peroxygenase 5, whose amino-acid sequence MAATSAAENRTLEGVGGGAEEKPIPLHENVMQKHAAFFDTNHDGVIYPWETYKGLREIGVGILLSIGGSLFINVSLSGSTRPGKFPSPLLPIEVKNIQLGKHGSDTGVYDTEGRFVPSKFEEIFIKHAHTHPNALTYDELKEMIKANRQPKDLKGRIGSFVEWHLLYKIGKDKDGLLQKETIRGVYDGSVFEILKKEHSSDKKN is encoded by the exons ATGGCTGCTACTTCTGCTGCAGAAAACAGAACActtgagg GAGTTGGAGGTGGTGCCGAAGAGAAACCAATTCCACTTCATGAGAATGTTATGCAAAAGCACGCTGCATTCTTTGACACCAATCATGATGGTGTTATTTATCCATGGGAAACTTATAAAG GGTTGCGAGAAATTGGAGTTGGGATATTACTGTCAATTGGCGGTTCTCTTTTTATCAATGTGTCTCTCAGTGGCAGCACTCGCCCA GGGAAATTTCCATCTCCACTTTTACCAATTGAAGTGAAGAACATACAACTCGGCAAACATGGAAGTGACACCGGTGTCTATGATACCGAAGGAAG GTTTGTTCCTTCAAAATTTGAAGAAATTTTCATTAAGCATGCACATACACATCCAAATGCTTTGACATATGATGAGTTGAAGGAGATGATAAAGGCCAATAGACAGCCAAAAGATTTGAAAGGAAG GATTGGAAGTTTTGTTGAATGGCACCTCTTGTACAAGATTGGTAAAGACAAGGACGGACTCCTACAAAAAGAAACTATCAGAGGCGTTTATGATGGTAGCGTCTTTGAAATACTGAAAAAGGAGCACTCGTCGGACAAAAAGAACTGA
- the LOC112767111 gene encoding protein STRUBBELIG-RECEPTOR FAMILY 7-like isoform X3 has translation MLDLSSNNLGGGIPYQLSPNMQRLNLAYNNFTGAIPYSVSDMTSLTDLNLAHNQFQQGLNVNFMKLSALSSLDLSFNLLTSDLLQTLSSLLGITSMYLQNNQFTGTIDVLANLPHYDIIGL, from the exons ATGCT AGACCTGAGTAGCAACAATCTTGGAGGTGGCATACCATACCAGCTTTCTCCAAATATGCAGCGCTT GAATCTGGCTTATAATAACTTCACTGGGGCAATCCCTTACTCTGTTTCTGATATGACCTCTCTTACAGACCT GAATCTTGCTCACAATCAGTTCCAGCAAGGATTGAACGTTAACTTCATGAAGCTTTCTGCCCTCTCTTCATT GGATCTCTCCTTCAATTTATTGACAAGTGACCTTCTGCAGACTTTGAGCTCACTTTTAGGCATTACCAGCAT GTATCTGCAGAACAACCAGTTTACAGGCACTATTGATGTCCTTGCTAATCTGCCTCATTATGATATCATTGGTTtgtaa
- the LOC112767111 gene encoding uncharacterized protein isoform X4 produces the protein MQRLNLAYNNFTGAIPYSVSDMTSLTDLNLAHNQFQQGLNVNFMKLSALSSLDLSFNLLTSDLLQTLSSLLGITSMYLQNNQFTGTIDVLANLPHYDIIGL, from the exons ATGCAGCGCTT GAATCTGGCTTATAATAACTTCACTGGGGCAATCCCTTACTCTGTTTCTGATATGACCTCTCTTACAGACCT GAATCTTGCTCACAATCAGTTCCAGCAAGGATTGAACGTTAACTTCATGAAGCTTTCTGCCCTCTCTTCATT GGATCTCTCCTTCAATTTATTGACAAGTGACCTTCTGCAGACTTTGAGCTCACTTTTAGGCATTACCAGCAT GTATCTGCAGAACAACCAGTTTACAGGCACTATTGATGTCCTTGCTAATCTGCCTCATTATGATATCATTGGTTtgtaa
- the LOC112767111 gene encoding protein STRUBBELIG-RECEPTOR FAMILY 7-like isoform X2, with protein MGTLPYGLQPLTSLTNPDLSSNNLGGGIPYQLSPNMQRLNLAYNNFTGAIPYSVSDMTSLTDLNLAHNQFQQGLNVNFMKLSALSSLDLSFNLLTSDLLQTLSSLLGITSMYLQNNQFTGTIDVLANLPHYDIIGL; from the exons ATGGGAACATTGCCTTATGGATTACAACCCTTGACATCTTTGACCAACCC AGACCTGAGTAGCAACAATCTTGGAGGTGGCATACCATACCAGCTTTCTCCAAATATGCAGCGCTT GAATCTGGCTTATAATAACTTCACTGGGGCAATCCCTTACTCTGTTTCTGATATGACCTCTCTTACAGACCT GAATCTTGCTCACAATCAGTTCCAGCAAGGATTGAACGTTAACTTCATGAAGCTTTCTGCCCTCTCTTCATT GGATCTCTCCTTCAATTTATTGACAAGTGACCTTCTGCAGACTTTGAGCTCACTTTTAGGCATTACCAGCAT GTATCTGCAGAACAACCAGTTTACAGGCACTATTGATGTCCTTGCTAATCTGCCTCATTATGATATCATTGGTTtgtaa